In Vibrio marisflavi CECT 7928, the following are encoded in one genomic region:
- a CDS encoding GNAT family N-acetyltransferase, whose product MEIKDYSEDLLVAVSELYLSARVSTFTWLDTSGYQLSDFSRDTEGERVLVAVAGGEVLGFIAIWEPENFVHHLYVSKTHQGKNIGTRLLEDAKSYYGVLSLKCMVENERAIEFYESNGFTKAKKGVDSLGDYYLMKFRA is encoded by the coding sequence ATGGAAATTAAAGACTACAGTGAAGACTTATTGGTCGCGGTAAGTGAACTGTATTTGAGCGCTAGGGTTTCTACATTTACGTGGCTCGACACAAGTGGTTATCAGCTCTCAGACTTTAGCAGGGATACTGAAGGCGAACGAGTTCTGGTAGCTGTTGCTGGTGGTGAAGTTTTAGGGTTTATTGCAATCTGGGAACCAGAAAACTTTGTACATCACTTATATGTCTCCAAGACCCATCAAGGGAAAAATATTGGCACTCGATTGTTAGAAGATGCGAAGTCTTACTATGGAGTTTTAAGTCTAAAATGTATGGTGGAGAACGAAAGGGCGATTGAATTCTATGAATCAAATGGGTTCACCAAAGCTAAAAAAGGCGTCGATAGCTTGGGCGATTATTATCTCATGAAATTCAGAGCATAA
- a CDS encoding ATPase, with protein sequence MKKRFCYGLSVASLFAYSASTPSHAQAPQFPTLNTPLTQEKENPTRFYVKYHDGNKQRAVDLVVSQNLTIIDSIEKLQVLVVSGSQSEVERLQESEYVDYVEPEPIRQLYSK encoded by the coding sequence ATGAAGAAACGATTTTGTTATGGACTAAGCGTGGCTAGCCTTTTTGCTTACTCAGCCTCGACCCCAAGTCACGCGCAAGCTCCTCAATTTCCAACACTAAATACTCCCCTAACTCAAGAGAAAGAAAATCCAACACGTTTCTACGTGAAATATCATGATGGAAACAAACAGCGAGCCGTAGATCTTGTTGTGTCACAAAATTTAACCATCATCGATAGCATTGAAAAGTTGCAAGTGTTGGTTGTATCTGGGTCTCAAAGTGAGGTTGAAAGGCTTCAGGAGAGTGAGTATGTCGACTATGTAGAACCAGAACCAATAAGGCAGTTATATTCTAAGTAA
- a CDS encoding LytS/YhcK type 5TM receptor domain-containing protein yields MNNLLEFVFSAILLLALVSIYEFITSSVQFTSKKQEQVLSGVGVGAITIILLNNPVNVSEGIFVDSRWVWLSCCAIFFNWRIVVIGGVIAATYRYVQGGAGAFPGVMTVVVAIAIGFLWRLALVKSQWKFKWYLHYIFAVSLEVAILVVLYTFMPNEKGPMVVSTVIEPLLIVFPILSTVLSLLLQHHYHKGIAAFT; encoded by the coding sequence ATGAACAATCTCTTGGAGTTCGTCTTCAGTGCGATTTTGCTACTAGCACTGGTCAGTATCTATGAGTTTATTACCAGCTCGGTACAGTTTACATCCAAAAAACAAGAACAAGTATTGTCGGGGGTTGGAGTAGGGGCGATTACGATCATCCTTTTAAATAACCCTGTGAACGTTAGTGAAGGTATTTTCGTTGACTCTCGTTGGGTGTGGTTGAGTTGCTGTGCGATTTTCTTCAACTGGCGAATTGTTGTGATCGGAGGTGTAATCGCCGCGACGTATAGGTATGTACAGGGCGGAGCAGGTGCGTTTCCCGGTGTAATGACCGTCGTGGTCGCGATAGCGATTGGTTTCCTGTGGCGTTTGGCTCTTGTTAAATCTCAATGGAAATTTAAGTGGTACTTGCACTATATTTTCGCTGTTTCCTTAGAGGTCGCAATATTGGTCGTTTTATACACATTTATGCCCAACGAAAAGGGACCAATGGTTGTTTCTACGGTTATCGAGCCACTACTTATTGTGTTCCCTATCCTCAGTACCGTGCTATCTCTCTTGCTACAGCATCATTACCACAAAGGTATTGCAGCTTTTACATAA
- a CDS encoding glycerate kinase encodes MKIVIAPDSFKESLTAKQACECIEIGFSEVFPQAEYVHLPLADGGEGTVDVLLQGLKGEIKQSRVMGPLNEPVLASWALLDEGKTALIEIASASGLDLLEPSQRDPAIATTYGTGELIREALDFGVSKILLGLGGSATNDAGAGIVQALGGKLLDGDGKEIDRGGAALSKLATIDLSSVHPRCKEVHFIVACDVSNPLVGETGASYVFGPQKGASPKLVESLDNVVQHFANISLLTSSIDHCHSAGFGAAGGTPLGLSLLFNITIQPGIEVVLDSLNADNVLRNADLLITGEGQMDNQTLQGKTPFGIAQRAKSQGIPVIAIAGCIGKEIEELYSVIDASFGTVRSPQDLKQVLGEARDNVTRTARNIAASIKIGMQL; translated from the coding sequence ATGAAAATAGTGATAGCACCGGATTCATTTAAAGAGTCTCTCACAGCAAAGCAAGCATGTGAGTGTATTGAAATTGGGTTTAGTGAGGTTTTTCCTCAAGCAGAATATGTTCACTTGCCACTCGCCGATGGTGGGGAAGGGACAGTCGATGTTCTTTTGCAGGGACTAAAAGGCGAAATTAAACAGTCGAGAGTGATGGGACCATTAAATGAGCCTGTGTTAGCAAGTTGGGCGTTACTAGATGAGGGGAAAACGGCTCTCATTGAAATAGCATCGGCTTCTGGCTTAGATCTCCTAGAGCCATCTCAACGCGATCCAGCCATAGCTACAACATATGGAACAGGTGAATTAATCAGAGAAGCACTCGACTTTGGTGTGAGTAAAATATTGCTTGGTCTTGGTGGAAGTGCGACGAACGATGCTGGAGCAGGTATTGTACAAGCGCTGGGAGGGAAGTTGCTTGATGGTGACGGCAAGGAAATCGATAGAGGCGGAGCCGCCCTATCTAAACTAGCGACCATTGATTTATCCTCTGTTCACCCACGATGTAAGGAAGTGCATTTTATTGTAGCCTGCGATGTTTCTAACCCACTGGTCGGTGAAACAGGTGCGAGCTATGTGTTTGGCCCACAAAAAGGTGCGTCACCCAAGCTTGTCGAGAGTCTTGATAATGTCGTTCAACATTTCGCGAACATATCGTTGCTGACTTCTTCTATTGATCATTGTCACTCGGCAGGGTTTGGCGCGGCTGGTGGAACGCCATTAGGTTTGTCGCTGTTATTCAATATCACGATTCAACCTGGAATCGAGGTGGTTCTTGATTCTCTAAATGCAGATAACGTACTGCGAAATGCTGATTTGCTCATTACTGGTGAAGGGCAGATGGACAACCAAACGCTACAAGGAAAAACTCCCTTTGGCATAGCGCAAAGAGCAAAATCGCAAGGTATTCCCGTGATTGCTATTGCGGGCTGTATAGGGAAAGAAATAGAAGAGCTTTACAGTGTTATTGACGCTAGCTTTGGCACTGTTCGATCACCGCAAGATCTCAAACAAGTATTAGGTGAGGCTCGAGATAACGTTACTCGAACGGCTAGGAATATTGCGGCTTCGATAAAAATTGGCATGCAGCTTTGA
- a CDS encoding S8 family serine peptidase: protein MNNTKNKIKGLLILSTAAVAMTGFSIANATPKIGFNEADMPTKYIVKFKENLPSPLMRTVNGVFATQGELRQSLLQNVKARSIEKVGKEETYSVEIDESELADLENSGQVEYVEVDPPRYLLSETTPWGLTNVSAMLVSDSNAGNRTVCIIDSGYDLGHSDLPSNTVSGTNDSGTGDWYKPGSDNTHGTHVAGTIAALENGIGVKGVMPSGQANLHIVKVFNSSGWGYSSTLVNAIQTCADNGANVVNMSLGGSQASFTERRAMKALYEQGVLLVAAAGNDGTTSYSYPASYSSVMSVAATDSNNQHANFSQRNSQVEISAPGEAILSTVTRGEGVTSDITLGGKNYFDRGVVPHNRLIVSGNQYVGAPVAGTVTGQIATCSITSGQYSCPDMSDKICVTERAENQSSGVYPESDAVQACYNAGAKAAVVYSNSSRPGLQNPFLLDPSNSHEIVSVSVDRELGLELEGLAGSTATVSTKTGQDYAYMNGTSMASPHAAGVAALVWSYNPTCSAEQVRSVLQSTASNYPTRNTDTGYGIVDALAAKDRLTAGCN, encoded by the coding sequence ATGAACAATACAAAAAATAAAATAAAAGGCTTGTTGATCCTTTCAACAGCCGCAGTGGCTATGACTGGGTTTTCTATTGCAAATGCAACCCCTAAAATCGGTTTCAATGAAGCCGACATGCCGACGAAATACATCGTCAAGTTTAAAGAGAATTTACCTTCTCCACTCATGCGAACCGTCAACGGCGTGTTTGCAACACAAGGTGAATTACGACAGTCCTTACTGCAAAACGTCAAAGCTCGCAGCATTGAAAAAGTAGGTAAAGAGGAAACCTACAGTGTTGAAATTGATGAGAGTGAGTTAGCTGACTTAGAAAATAGTGGTCAAGTAGAGTATGTAGAAGTTGACCCTCCCCGCTATTTACTTAGTGAGACAACACCATGGGGCCTAACAAACGTTAGTGCCATGCTAGTAAGTGACTCTAACGCCGGGAACCGAACAGTGTGTATCATTGATTCCGGTTACGACCTTGGCCACAGCGATTTACCTTCAAATACAGTCAGTGGCACCAATGACAGTGGCACAGGTGATTGGTATAAACCCGGTAGTGATAACACTCATGGCACACACGTAGCAGGCACTATTGCCGCCTTAGAAAACGGGATTGGTGTGAAGGGTGTGATGCCAAGTGGGCAAGCTAACCTGCATATCGTCAAAGTGTTTAATTCTTCAGGCTGGGGATATTCCTCAACGTTGGTGAACGCGATTCAAACTTGCGCTGATAATGGTGCAAATGTCGTCAATATGAGTTTAGGCGGCTCTCAAGCCAGCTTTACCGAGCGAAGAGCGATGAAGGCATTGTATGAGCAAGGTGTATTGTTGGTAGCTGCTGCTGGTAATGACGGCACTACATCATACAGCTATCCAGCCTCTTATAGCTCAGTGATGTCGGTTGCCGCTACAGATAGCAACAACCAACATGCGAACTTTTCGCAGCGAAATAGTCAAGTTGAAATTTCTGCTCCAGGTGAAGCTATCCTTTCTACCGTCACTCGAGGAGAAGGCGTCACATCTGATATTACTCTGGGTGGAAAAAACTACTTTGACAGAGGCGTAGTCCCTCACAACCGTCTTATCGTTAGCGGCAACCAATATGTTGGAGCGCCTGTGGCTGGAACCGTAACAGGGCAAATCGCAACTTGTAGTATAACCTCAGGTCAATATAGCTGCCCTGATATGTCAGACAAAATTTGTGTGACTGAGCGAGCTGAGAACCAAAGTAGTGGTGTATACCCAGAGAGCGATGCCGTTCAAGCTTGTTACAACGCAGGAGCAAAAGCCGCTGTCGTATACAGTAATAGCTCTCGTCCGGGGTTACAAAACCCATTCCTACTCGACCCTTCCAACAGCCACGAGATCGTATCAGTCTCGGTAGATCGAGAACTGGGGCTTGAGCTTGAAGGACTAGCAGGAAGCACTGCAACAGTTTCAACAAAAACTGGCCAAGATTATGCTTACATGAACGGTACTTCAATGGCTTCACCTCATGCTGCTGGCGTAGCTGCTTTGGTATGGAGTTACAACCCAACATGTTCAGCAGAGCAAGTGCGCTCAGTCCTACAATCTACAGCGTCCAACTACCCAACTCGTAACACGGATACTGGCTACGGTATTGTTGATGCTTTAGCCGCAAAGGATAGATTGACTGCTGGTTGTAACTAA